The Caldicellulosiruptor acetigenus DNA window ACAGTCAACCCAACTGCAAATCCTCTTTTGTCTTCAAACCATTTCACAGAAACTGCAATCGGAACTCCATACGCAATTCCCACGCCAGTTCCAGCAATAATTCCATATCCCAGAATAAGATATATCAAACCATTAGAAAAACCTGCTAAAATCCAACCAATACCAACTAAAATTCCTCCAAGTATTGATACCATCCGCGGTCCAAACTTATCTAAAACCCTTCCCGTAAGGGGCATCAAAATAGCATAAAATACGAGAAAAATCATGTATGGCAAACTACTTTCGGTTGCACTCAGCTTAAACAGTTGCTCCAGCGGTTTTCTAAACACACTCCATGAGTATACAGAACCAAGACATAAATTAATAATAAGTCCCAATAATATGTAAACATAACGACTTTTGTTGGTTACAAAATTCCCAGGATGATTTTTCGTCACCCATCCTGCCTCCTTTTAAGATATTCTTCATACCCAACACTTTCTAAGCCTTTAGCTTTTTCTTCTACTTCTAATCTCATTTTTTCTTTATATTCAACCACCTTTTGTCTGATATTGGGATACTTTATACCAAGGATTTCAGCTGCCAAAATACCAGCATTTTTGGCATTATTTATCGCTACCGTTGCAACAGGCACTCCTGCTGGCATTTGCACAATTGACATAAGAGAATCCAGACCATTTAAAGAAGAAGTTTTTACTGGAACGCCAATAACCGGCAAAGATGAAATTGAAGCAACCATGCCAGGAAGGTGTGCAGCACCGCCAGCCCCAGCAATAATTACTTCTATCCCCCGTACTTCTGCCTCTTTTGCATATTTGAACATCCTCTCAGGAGTTCTGTGAGCGGAAACAATTGTTATCTCATACTCTATCCCAAAATCTTCTAAAACTTTTGCCGCCTCTTTCATAACAGGAAGGTCAGAATCGCTCCCCATAATAATTCCAACAAGTGGTTTTTTCATCAAAATTACACCTCCGCTTTAATTTTGAGTACTTCTTTAACCCTCTTTGCTTTTTCAATTGCTACTTCCAAGTTGTCATCAAGTATTGTCACATGCCCCATTTTTCTAAAAGGTGCTGTCATCTTCTTACCATAGAAATGAAACGAAACTCCTTCTATAGACAAACTTTCTGCCAAGCCCTCTATCTTTGGTTTTCCTTTATAATCTTTTTCGCCCAAGAGGTTTATCATGACAGCCGGTGAAAGTTGCCTTGTAGAGCCGAGTGGCAAGTCGCAGATTGCTCTTATATGCTGTTCAAACTGACTTGTAACACATGCTTCTATTGTATAATGCCCAGAGTTATGTGGTCTTGGAGCAACTTCATTTATTAAAATTTCGTCATCCTTTGTCAAAAACAGCTCAACTCCAAACACGCCAACACCATCCAGCACTTCAACCACCTTGATTGCTATTTCTTTTGCTTTTTGTGCTATCTTTTCGTCAATCCTAGCAGGTGCAACTAAAAAATCAAGAATGTTAGCTGACTGCTCAAAAACCATCTCAACAACAGGATAGCTTTTAACATCTCCTCTTTTGTTTCTGGCAACCATCACTGCCAATTCCTTTTTTATGTCAACTAACTCTTCTACAAAAGATTCTGTCTTAAGTACTTTATTTAAATCCTCTTTGTCCTTTATTACAACAACACCTCTTCCATCATAACCGCCTTTTGAAGATTTTTGGACACACGGGAAACCAAACTTCTCAAAAAAAGATACATCCAAATGAGTTACCTTTTCAAACCTTGGTACGGGGAGGTTAGCGTTTTTAAACATTTGCTTTTGTTTGTATTTGTCTTGAATAATCTCTAAACAATAAGGCGACGGATATATTTGATATCCCTTATCGTAAAGGTCTCTTAACACTTGAGTGTTGATATGTTCTATCTCGTAAGTGGTGATATCACTTTTTTCAACAAGCTCTTTTAACTTTTCAGAGTTGTAAAAATCACTCACAATTAGCTCATCAGAGACTGAAGCAGCAGGACACTCAGGGCTTGGGTCTAAAGAGATGACATAAAAGCCCATCTGTTTTGCCTTTTGCGCAAGCATCTTACCCAGCTGTCCGCCACCAATAATTCCAATTTTCTTTATGGGAAAACCAAAAGTGCTGTGATGCATATCTCTTTTCATCTCTCCTTTCCAAATATAGTTTACCACAAACTCTTCAAAAAACAATAAATGACCTCCCCACAAAATATTCTTTGCAGGGAGGTATTGTTTTTGTCTATTTTATCAAAGATACATAATCATCTAAGCTTCCATCATCTAAGCAGCATTCTATAATTTTTCTTCCAAGGGGATGTAAATCCAATGTTTTGAATTTTATAATCTCTTTCTTAAAGAATTCTGTCAAAATCTTTGCTCCTTCCATATAGCCTTCTTCTCCAACCTCCTGCTGAAGGTCAACCTGGAGTAAAAACTTTGGTATATAAGTTCCTTCAACTTTCATGTATTCAAGTGCCCATCCCAAAAGCGGCAGCTTTGCAGGCTTTAGCTGGTCAGGTCTTAATTTTACATTACCTCTTTTTGCTAAATACTCTCTTGTTATCCATTGCGGCATAAAACCAACCTTGTACGCACCTATGTGCTGGTTTGGAATGAGAATATACTGGGTCTTTGTAAACTGCAAAATCTGTTCAAGCAAAAGATTTGCTTGCTTTACCATAAGTCCTGTTGCAAATGGCCAGTAAGAACCAACTCCTTCAGAACTTAATGCTTCTGCCTGTGTTATGCTTGGATTTGCATGGCCGCGGGGACTAACAAGCCTCCACAGCCATGCCAATGCAGGTGGTAAAAGGTGAAACATCCCTATAATACCGTAAGTCGGCTTTTGTTTAGTGCAAGGTGGTGTTCTCACTCCAAAGCTTCGTATGTCAACCTCAACAGGTTCATCCACAATGTTCGGAATAAACCTGCGAGGCAAAATAACTCTTGGGTTAGGACAAGGTTTTCCTGGCTCATCCATTGTGTGTTCCCATATAAGACAGGTTGAACCAGGCACACCTTCTAAATTCAAGAATATTAACGGCTCCGGTGGATGAATGCAAAGCCTTTCAAGCTGTGGGTCTGTACCGTAATGTGGAATATTATCAAGCCTTACAAACCAACCTTGTTCAGCGTCTTTTACAACCATTTTCGAACCCTTTTGAAGGCTGGGATGGACAAGTGCTATATCGTCTGTCACGGGATGTATCTCGCAGGATTCTTTTATCTCAAGGTAAATTCTTTCTTTGGTTATAATATTTTCTCCAAGCAAAACTCTATTGTCTTTTTCTCTATGCATCTGCTGGCACATTTCGCTCTTTCCGCCACCACTTGCTCCCTCGTGCATGATTGTTATCACATTGTCGTATGGTGTAACAATCCTGACTGTTGAAGCATGAGCTGCAACCCAGCCTTCCATTTCGCCAATGTTCAAAAGTACACCATATACTCCCTTTTTAGCACTTGGTCCTGGGTACAAGTTATATGAAAATATTTCATGGACGCCATTTAACCTATTGTGCACAACCACTTGTTTACCGTTAAAATGTGTATGTCTAAAAGGTGGAGCTACATATATCACTGCTTTTGGTTCAAAAACATCAATCTTTTCAAATTCGCTTTTTGGAATAAACCCCTGAATATCAGCAAGAGCAAATCCAAAAAATGCAGCATTAGCTGGAGCTATGACCAAAGCAGGATAACCATGTTCCTTTCCACCAGCATAGAAGCCATACACTATTAATTCTTGCTTTTTTAACCACTCAAATGTTTCTTTTCTTACGGCTTCAAAATTGTCTCCATAAATATCTTTGTATCTCTGCTTATCAGTTTCACCATCATCACCAATAATTAAGCTATCTGGGTCTCTTCTTCTCATGTACACATCAGGATAATTCACAACAATACCATTTTTACATCTTGTAACTATTGCCTCAACCACTTCGCCCTTACCTTCTACCTCATACTTTACCTCAAACACCATATTATCTTTTCCACCAAGGGATAAATCTATAAAATCAAGTCTCTTTTCTGGCATAATTATTCCTTTGCAGCTGCTTAAAATTTCATACACTTCATCTTTTACCTTTAAGTTTAGAAGCTTGACCATCGCAATATATACCTCCTATTAAGAAGAATTTTTCAGTTACTTTCAATAAACTCAATCTTCTCAATCAAAAGTTTTAGAAGATATCTGTAGTTTTCAATTACTTCTTTGGTTTGCCTGAAATACTCCCCATTTT harbors:
- a CDS encoding 5-(carboxyamino)imidazole ribonucleotide synthase; translation: MFFEEFVVNYIWKGEMKRDMHHSTFGFPIKKIGIIGGGQLGKMLAQKAKQMGFYVISLDPSPECPAASVSDELIVSDFYNSEKLKELVEKSDITTYEIEHINTQVLRDLYDKGYQIYPSPYCLEIIQDKYKQKQMFKNANLPVPRFEKVTHLDVSFFEKFGFPCVQKSSKGGYDGRGVVVIKDKEDLNKVLKTESFVEELVDIKKELAVMVARNKRGDVKSYPVVEMVFEQSANILDFLVAPARIDEKIAQKAKEIAIKVVEVLDGVGVFGVELFLTKDDEILINEVAPRPHNSGHYTIEACVTSQFEQHIRAICDLPLGSTRQLSPAVMINLLGEKDYKGKPKIEGLAESLSIEGVSFHFYGKKMTAPFRKMGHVTILDDNLEVAIEKAKRVKEVLKIKAEV
- a CDS encoding DUF4914 family protein, with protein sequence MVKLLNLKVKDEVYEILSSCKGIIMPEKRLDFIDLSLGGKDNMVFEVKYEVEGKGEVVEAIVTRCKNGIVVNYPDVYMRRRDPDSLIIGDDGETDKQRYKDIYGDNFEAVRKETFEWLKKQELIVYGFYAGGKEHGYPALVIAPANAAFFGFALADIQGFIPKSEFEKIDVFEPKAVIYVAPPFRHTHFNGKQVVVHNRLNGVHEIFSYNLYPGPSAKKGVYGVLLNIGEMEGWVAAHASTVRIVTPYDNVITIMHEGASGGGKSEMCQQMHREKDNRVLLGENIITKERIYLEIKESCEIHPVTDDIALVHPSLQKGSKMVVKDAEQGWFVRLDNIPHYGTDPQLERLCIHPPEPLIFLNLEGVPGSTCLIWEHTMDEPGKPCPNPRVILPRRFIPNIVDEPVEVDIRSFGVRTPPCTKQKPTYGIIGMFHLLPPALAWLWRLVSPRGHANPSITQAEALSSEGVGSYWPFATGLMVKQANLLLEQILQFTKTQYILIPNQHIGAYKVGFMPQWITREYLAKRGNVKLRPDQLKPAKLPLLGWALEYMKVEGTYIPKFLLQVDLQQEVGEEGYMEGAKILTEFFKKEIIKFKTLDLHPLGRKIIECCLDDGSLDDYVSLIK
- the purE gene encoding 5-(carboxyamino)imidazole ribonucleotide mutase, translated to MKKPLVGIIMGSDSDLPVMKEAAKVLEDFGIEYEITIVSAHRTPERMFKYAKEAEVRGIEVIIAGAGGAAHLPGMVASISSLPVIGVPVKTSSLNGLDSLMSIVQMPAGVPVATVAINNAKNAGILAAEILGIKYPNIRQKVVEYKEKMRLEVEEKAKGLESVGYEEYLKRRQDG